The window GGCTCCCCGGGGAGACTTGCCCTGACGGCTTGGTGGTAATAAATGCGATCATTGTTTGCCCGGTCTTTCCTTCGGTTTGACAATTTTTGCCTTGGGGAATGACCACGGAAAATCTTTTTGAATCTCGAGAGATTAAAATCGCAGGACGCTGACTGCGAAACGCTTCATTCGCCAATGTCGGTCGAATCTCGTCTAGCGTACCCTGGAAGAGCACGTCGCGTAGAGAGCCCTGAAGGCTTGAACCTTGCTTAAATTTTTCCGGCCAGTGTGAAAATATCGCCGAAGGAAGTTGCGACCGCTCAATCACTTCAAACGTCACAGGAGCCACTGTTGATTTACGACTCCATTTCACTTTGGGATCTAAACCAGAGATAAACGGTTCGGAAAAAACGTAGCCTTTATTCTGAACCACAAGGTGACAGGCATAACAGGACTGAGTTTTAACATTCACGTCCTCGTCGAAAGTTTTTCCTGTGTGATCAAAAAGAGCATAGCCCCAACCGCCGGTGCTTGCATACTTTTTGGAATTGCGAACCATCAGCTGAAAGCGACGGGTGCCCGACGGAACCTCAGAGCTTGCAAAATCTGCATCAGGACTTGTGCCGGCCCCGATTTTTGCAAACACAGCGCCATCGGGATATTCACTTTTCCCCTCGAGCAAAGCTTTGTAGGCCGTGGGATTGGCGTAGGTGAAACGCATTTCGCCAGTGTCCCGACGATAACGAACGGTCACCATTTTCCAGTCTCGTTCGAAGTTTTTATATTTGGAGAATGAGATGTCATTCATGACGTCTTCTCCACCTTGGGCTTCCGCGAGAAAGGGAAGCAAAATCAAAAATAGATATTTCATTGGGAGATTTTATCTTTGAAAGGGACAGGTCGGCAATCACCCCACGATATACGTCGAGGACGTTTAAGCCCTACTGATAAGAAATAATGACACGACCATGACCACCTGTGCCCGCCGCCGTTCCCGCGGTGGCCCCTGAGGGACCGGGAGCTCCACCGGCAGCGACACCGGCGGAGTAATCCGCATCGGATGTCATCGGCGCCGTCTGGAACCCTGTAGCCGCTGTGTAAGCCGGAGGAATAGCAAGAACTCCTAAAGACTATCCACCGCCACCACCGCCGCTAATGTAGAAATCATTGGTCGGGACTCCGCCGCCGCCTCCCCCGAGATAACCGCCTCCACCGCCACCGCCGCCAGGTCCATCCCCTGTTCCGCGATTTGTGCCTGCGACCCCTGTGGATGTGGTCGATGCTCCGACCACTCCGCCAGGAACTGTGGGCCCAGCATCATTACAACCTCCGTAACCATCGTTGAAGCCGCCGTTGCGACCCGCAGCTCCGCCACCACCACCGTGTCCTTGAGTTGTGCACACGTTTTGATTTCCGTTTCCAGCTCCACCGCCGCCACCGGCTGCAGTTAAAAGGACCAACGTTGATCGAAGGACCGATGAGGCACCACCACCACCACCACCGGCTCCGGACTGCCCACTTGTTCCCGAATTTCCACCGTTACCGCCGCCACCAAATCCGCCGGCACCACCACCGGAGTTATTAACGGAATTTAACCCGCCCGAGCCACCACCGCCGACAACTACAGTTAAACTCTCACCGGACTTTACCGGCACTGTCGTATTGACCGCGAAGGCTCCAGCTCCACCACGTCCTCCAGCTCCACTGTCTCGACCACCGCCACCACCGCCGGCACCCCATGCTTTAATGCTGATCGAGGTACAACCTGCAGGAACAACAAACGTTTGATTAGACCCCGTGTAT of the Bdellovibrionales bacterium genome contains:
- a CDS encoding cytochrome P460 family protein is translated as MKYLFLILLPFLAEAQGGEDVMNDISFSKYKNFERDWKMVTVRYRRDTGEMRFTYANPTAYKALLEGKSEYPDGAVFAKIGAGTSPDADFASSEVPSGTRRFQLMVRNSKKYASTGGWGYALFDHTGKTFDEDVNVKTQSCYACHLVVQNKGYVFSEPFISGLDPKVKWSRKSTVAPVTFEVIERSQLPSAIFSHWPEKFKQGSSLQGSLRDVLFQGTLDEIRPTLANEAFRSQRPAILISRDSKRFSVVIPQGKNCQTEGKTGQTMIAFITTKPSGQVSPGSHHFEFCHSH